Proteins encoded in a region of the Variovorax sp. PAMC 28711 genome:
- the apbC gene encoding iron-sulfur cluster carrier protein ApbC produces MAVTQEALLAALATVPDPNTGKDFVGSKAIRNIHIADGDVAFDLELGYPAKSQHPTLRKALVAAAKTLPGVENVSVNISTKVVSHAVQRGVQLLPGVKNIVAIASGKGGVGKSTTAVNLALALASEGATVGILDADIYGPSQPMMLGIEGKPKSADGKTMEPMENHGVQVMSIGFLVDGDQAMIWRGPMVTQALEQLLRQTNWRELDYLIVDMPPGTGDIQLTLSQRVPVTGAVIVTTPQDIALLDAKKGIKMFEKVGVPILGIVENMAVHICSNCGHVEHIFGADGGKKMAEQYNTDYLGALPLAMQIREHADSGQPTVVADPDGEIAGIYKAIARRVAVSIAEKAKDFSAKFPTISISKNT; encoded by the coding sequence ATGGCAGTTACCCAAGAGGCCCTTCTCGCCGCGCTCGCGACGGTGCCGGACCCAAACACCGGCAAGGACTTCGTCGGCTCGAAGGCCATCCGGAACATCCACATCGCCGACGGCGACGTGGCCTTCGATCTCGAACTCGGCTACCCGGCGAAAAGCCAGCATCCGACGCTGCGCAAGGCGCTCGTCGCCGCCGCGAAAACGCTGCCGGGCGTGGAGAACGTGTCCGTCAACATCTCCACCAAGGTGGTGAGCCACGCGGTCCAGCGCGGCGTGCAATTGCTGCCCGGCGTGAAGAACATCGTGGCGATCGCTTCGGGCAAGGGCGGCGTGGGCAAGAGCACCACGGCCGTGAACCTGGCGCTCGCGCTGGCGTCGGAAGGCGCGACGGTCGGCATTCTCGACGCCGACATCTACGGCCCGAGCCAGCCCATGATGCTGGGCATCGAAGGCAAGCCGAAAAGCGCCGACGGCAAGACCATGGAGCCGATGGAAAACCACGGTGTGCAGGTGATGTCGATCGGCTTCCTGGTCGATGGCGATCAGGCCATGATCTGGCGCGGCCCGATGGTCACGCAGGCGCTCGAGCAGCTGCTGCGCCAGACCAACTGGCGTGAACTCGACTACCTCATCGTCGACATGCCGCCCGGCACCGGCGACATCCAGCTGACGCTGTCGCAGCGCGTGCCGGTCACCGGCGCGGTGATCGTCACCACGCCGCAGGACATCGCGCTGCTCGACGCGAAGAAGGGCATCAAGATGTTCGAGAAGGTCGGCGTGCCGATCCTCGGCATCGTCGAGAACATGGCGGTGCACATCTGCTCGAACTGCGGGCACGTGGAGCACATCTTCGGCGCCGACGGCGGCAAGAAGATGGCCGAGCAATACAACACGGACTACCTTGGGGCACTGCCGCTCGCGATGCAGATCCGCGAGCATGCCGACAGCGGCCAGCCGACCGTGGTCGCCGACCCGGACGGCGAGATCGCCGGCATCTACAAGGCGATCGCCCGGCGCGTGGCGGTGAGCATCGCCGAGAAGGCGAAGGACTTTTCCGCGAAGTTCCCGACCATCTCCATCAGCAAGAACACGTGA
- a CDS encoding patatin-like phospholipase family protein: MSSVDPAPLPATGPTGLLLTGGGARAAYQVGVLEAIADLRRAAGVEGHPFPIITGTSAGAINAAALACGADDFDATVRDIADVWQSFRTDQVYRADSLSRLDAPGRWHMLFGLASLFARWRREQPRSLLDNAPLADLLKRLVPLDRLPGLMAAGHVQALAVTASSYSSGEHFTFYESALPMEPWVRSQRIAVPGRITHDHLLASSAIPFVFPATGIAMNAHTEYFGDGSMRQSAPIASAIHLGAARVLVVGAGRLSEPRAEPGPNKLTGYPTLAQIAGHALSSIFLDALAVDVERLRRINQTLALIPPEALRNTHLRPVELLVISPSERIDVIASRHVGALPGAVRRMLGGHAAPAVGAMQSSAFASYLLFDTGFTRELMALGRADTLSRRAEVLRFFGWPAA, translated from the coding sequence ATGTCCTCTGTCGACCCCGCCCCATTGCCCGCCACAGGCCCGACCGGTCTGCTTCTCACCGGCGGTGGCGCCCGCGCCGCCTACCAGGTCGGCGTGCTCGAAGCCATTGCCGATCTGCGACGGGCCGCCGGCGTCGAGGGCCATCCGTTCCCCATCATCACGGGCACCTCGGCGGGCGCGATCAACGCCGCCGCACTGGCCTGCGGCGCCGACGATTTCGATGCCACCGTGCGAGACATCGCGGACGTCTGGCAAAGCTTCCGGACCGATCAGGTTTACCGCGCCGATTCGCTCTCGCGCCTCGACGCGCCCGGCCGCTGGCACATGCTGTTCGGCCTGGCATCCCTTTTTGCGCGATGGCGGCGCGAGCAGCCACGCTCGCTGCTCGACAACGCCCCGCTCGCCGACCTGCTGAAACGCCTGGTGCCGCTCGACCGGCTGCCCGGCCTGATGGCCGCGGGCCACGTTCAGGCCTTGGCCGTGACCGCATCGAGCTACAGCTCGGGCGAACACTTCACTTTCTACGAATCGGCCCTGCCGATGGAACCGTGGGTGCGATCGCAACGCATCGCGGTGCCGGGCCGCATCACCCACGACCATTTGCTCGCGTCGTCGGCCATTCCCTTCGTGTTCCCGGCGACCGGCATCGCGATGAACGCGCACACGGAATACTTCGGCGACGGTTCGATGCGGCAGTCCGCGCCGATCGCGTCGGCCATCCATCTCGGTGCTGCGCGGGTGCTGGTGGTCGGCGCCGGGCGCCTGAGCGAACCGCGCGCGGAGCCCGGTCCGAACAAGCTGACGGGCTACCCGACCCTTGCGCAGATCGCCGGCCACGCCCTCTCCAGCATCTTCCTGGACGCGCTGGCCGTCGACGTCGAGCGGCTGCGGCGCATCAACCAGACGCTGGCGCTGATACCCCCCGAGGCGCTGCGCAACACGCATCTGCGGCCCGTCGAGCTGCTGGTGATTTCGCCCTCCGAGCGCATCGATGTGATCGCGTCGCGACACGTCGGCGCGCTGCCGGGCGCGGTGCGCCGCATGCTCGGCGGCCACGCAGCGCCGGCGGTGGGCGCGATGCAATCGTCGGCGTTCGCGAGCTACCTGCTGTTCGATACCGGCTTCACGCGCGAATTGATGGCACTGGGACGCGCCGACACGCTGAGCCGGCGCGCGGAGGTGCTGCGCTTCTTCGGTTGGCCTGCAGCCTGA
- a CDS encoding YceH family protein → MSFAAPTLPALSLFETRVLGVLAEKQRTVPDSYPLTLNAVVSGCNQKTSRSPVLDVSEAEAQAALDSLKGYSLVTESSGGRAFRYAHNADRVLHLPSQSVILLTVLMLRGPQTAGELRIACDRMHNFADISSVEGFLNEMAERPAGALVVRLARLPGARESRWAHLLSGAPAEALAGPDADARGADVSLGEVAALKANLARLEAEVSDLRSLLARVCSELGIVPAQGG, encoded by the coding sequence ATGAGCTTCGCCGCGCCGACGCTCCCCGCCCTGTCGCTGTTCGAAACCCGCGTGCTGGGCGTGCTGGCCGAAAAGCAGCGCACCGTGCCCGACAGCTATCCGCTGACGCTCAACGCGGTGGTGTCCGGCTGCAACCAGAAGACCAGCCGCTCGCCGGTGCTCGACGTGTCGGAGGCCGAGGCCCAGGCCGCGCTCGACAGCCTCAAGGGCTACAGCCTGGTCACCGAGAGCAGCGGCGGCCGTGCCTTTCGCTATGCGCACAACGCCGACCGCGTGCTGCATCTGCCCTCGCAATCGGTCATCCTGCTCACTGTGCTGATGCTGCGCGGCCCGCAAACCGCCGGCGAGCTGCGCATCGCCTGCGACCGCATGCACAACTTCGCGGACATCTCTTCGGTCGAAGGGTTCCTCAACGAAATGGCCGAGCGACCGGCGGGCGCGCTGGTGGTCCGTCTGGCGCGCCTTCCGGGCGCGCGCGAGAGCCGCTGGGCGCATCTGTTGAGCGGGGCGCCGGCCGAAGCGTTGGCGGGGCCCGACGCCGATGCACGCGGTGCCGACGTCTCGCTCGGCGAGGTGGCGGCGCTCAAGGCGAACTTGGCGCGACTCGAGGCGGAGGTTTCCGACCTGCGATCGCTGCTGGCGCGCGTGTGTTCGGAACTCGGCATCGTGCCCGCACAGGGCGGCTGA
- a CDS encoding isocitrate/isopropylmalate dehydrogenase family protein, whose protein sequence is MTPPIPATLIPGDGIGPEIVDATLAALDALEAPFEWDRKIAGLGGVTASGDPLPAETLDSIRRTRLALKGPLETPSGGGYRSSNVRLREEFQLYANLRPARTIIPGGRFDKIDLMIVRENLEGLYIGHEHYVRIDDDPHAVGMATGINTRQGCRRICEYAFDTAVATGRKKVTLVHKANIMKVLTGLFLETGLQLYEEKYKGQFELDSIIVDACAMKLVLNPWQFDMLVTTNLFGDILSDLVAGLVGGLGMAPGANIGTDAAIFEAVHGSAPDIAGKGIANPIALMLAAALMLDHVKLQDKATRLRTAIDQTLNLDKVRTGDLGGTANTMAFTKALVSRIRGA, encoded by the coding sequence ATGACCCCTCCCATTCCCGCAACCCTGATCCCCGGCGACGGCATCGGCCCCGAAATCGTCGACGCCACGCTGGCCGCGCTCGATGCACTGGAGGCGCCGTTCGAGTGGGATCGCAAGATCGCGGGGCTCGGCGGCGTGACGGCGTCGGGCGATCCGTTGCCGGCCGAAACGCTGGACAGCATTCGCCGCACGCGGCTCGCGCTGAAGGGTCCGCTCGAAACGCCATCGGGCGGAGGGTACCGGTCGTCGAACGTGCGGCTGCGCGAGGAATTCCAGCTCTACGCCAACCTGCGCCCGGCGCGCACGATCATTCCGGGCGGTCGCTTCGACAAGATCGACTTGATGATCGTGCGCGAGAACCTCGAAGGCCTCTACATCGGCCACGAGCACTACGTGCGCATCGACGACGATCCGCATGCCGTGGGCATGGCGACCGGCATCAACACGCGGCAGGGTTGCCGCCGCATCTGCGAATACGCGTTCGACACGGCGGTCGCGACCGGCCGCAAGAAGGTCACGCTGGTGCACAAGGCCAACATCATGAAGGTGCTGACCGGGCTGTTCCTGGAGACGGGCCTGCAGCTGTACGAAGAAAAGTACAAGGGCCAGTTCGAGCTGGACAGCATCATCGTGGACGCCTGCGCCATGAAGCTGGTGCTCAACCCCTGGCAGTTCGACATGCTGGTCACCACCAACCTGTTCGGCGACATCCTTTCGGACCTCGTGGCCGGCCTGGTCGGCGGGCTCGGCATGGCGCCCGGCGCCAACATCGGCACCGACGCCGCGATCTTCGAGGCCGTGCACGGCTCGGCGCCCGACATCGCGGGCAAGGGCATCGCCAACCCGATCGCGCTGATGCTCGCCGCGGCGCTGATGCTCGACCACGTCAAGCTGCAGGACAAGGCAACGCGCCTGCGCACCGCCATCGACCAGACGCTCAACCTCGACAAGGTGCGCACCGGCGATCTGGGCGGCACCGCGAACACCATGGCCTTCACCAAGGCACTGGTGAGCCGCATCCGGGGCGCCTGA